The Gossypium arboreum isolate Shixiya-1 chromosome 2, ASM2569848v2, whole genome shotgun sequence region GTTTTCCGAATTTCCAATCGGATTCCTCCTTAAGAATGTTTCTCTTCAAAGAGGAAGGTGCCCTTCCAGGGTTTCCAGAGAGCGGGGTTGAAGAACAGAAGGTTGGCGTTGCAAAAGGAGAGGCATAAGGAGTGTGCTGAATTGAGAAGGGGCTTGGGGACATTCGTTTTTGGATTGGAAGACCACCCAATCCTCTCCTGTTGAAAAGGGAAACTGTTTCTGCCTCAGCACAGCGCTTGATAACATCGTTAACATAAAGGACATCATCTATTCTTGCCATAATGTTGAAGGCCAAACTCTCCATCACCCTTGAGTAGCTTTCAAGAATTGATTGCCCAACATCCTGCAATTAAAACACAATAATGGGGGTGGGGGTTGCTTAGTATAACAAGAAGAAGGATGCAAGCCATGAATGTATAAACAATGTGAGACCCACTGCTACATCATATGCCAACTACTAGATGACTTTAAGGCTAATTGTAAATTCACTCATTATAAGCTCCATCACCCCTTTAAAAAGCTGTGGTCCAAGATGAATGATGGTAGTTACACAAAATTATATTTCTATCCTCACTAATTAACCAATGAGCttccaaaatcacatttataAGGAGACATGGTTTGACAAACGCATGATAGAATGATTCTTTATACTTTCTTTCCCCATAAAGAATTATGAGGAATACcttattatattgaattttgctCATATCCAATGATGTCTGTGGAAGACCAGGAAAACGACGCCTCAAGCAATGTAAGAGGGTCTCAGCTCTTTGGGCCAGAAAATTATTCTTTTCACTAATGGAAACAAGACCTTTAACCTTTCCACCCCACGAGGAGCGCTTAACTTTGATGTCATTAATGCGTTTCCTTTGATCTTTGAGCTTGCAAACATGCACTGCTGCCTCAATCCTGTTAGTTACTTCCAGAGTGTGATGTTCGGTTGATAGATCAAGGCAATCAAGTAGACATTCTGGCGAGAATTGATCAGCTGTTATGTAGCGGTAGATGATATCTCCTAGACAAGCCTTTCCATTCTGATGGCAAAGAAAATTTGTTAACATTCAAATCAAGTGTAAGAAAACTTATGCTAAAAAACAGTTATGTCACAATAGCTGTCCCAAAGAGCCGTCCATGCAACAGTTATTTTGACGTTCAATGGGAGAAATGTGAGCACGCATGTTTGTTCCCTTCCAAAGCTATTTTTTAACTTTCCAATCCTAATTTGAGCACCTTCCTTTACTAGCAGGTCTCTTGATAGAGATGCTCCATAGGAAACTATCAATCTGAAAGCTGATAGATCAATGCTGAATACCAGCCATTAATATTCAAGAATTATTACCCAATGTAGAGAACCAATGCATGATAGCTAATACGGTTTATTCAGAAATAAACACAGTCGAATACCTTTGGTAAGTTCTCCAAGTAAGCAGTAGGTATCTCCATCTCTGCAAGCACATTGCTATTAATTGCCATGGCTGCCTTAAGTATTTGGTTCGTGCAATCCCTGCATTGTTGCAACTTCTTCCTTGCATCCTCTGACAAGCCGTTTGGTGGCACTTTTGGACAAGGCAACCACCACTTCTCTTCACAAGCTTCACAATCACCACCATCATCCACGACCATCCCCCGATCAACATACCaaaactctgtctcacaaaaccCATCAAGTATGGTAATCAAGATTGCATCAAGCTTCTTAAGGGCAGGAAGGTTTACATACAAATCTAAGCGTGGCCTTGTCACCATGACTTCGTATGTGCGTCCACCAGGGAATTGTTGTATAGATGGCACAAGGTCAACAATCGAATCACTCACACACAAGAGCCAGTCCATTTCTCTCCTCCACATTGCCTTCTTCTGCGGTGCTAATGGCTCTAACCTCCACAGCTGACCAAAGACGGTCGCTGCCATAACAAACAAGAATACCACTTagcttaaaagaaaatttaatttaaacaatACCTAAATAAAAGTAAACGAAACTATAAGCAAAATCACACCAACCAGAGAGATTGGTGATGGCATTCGAAATGGCAAGTGCACTACACACTCCATGCCCACCTCCAGACATGTCTTCTCCTAAAAGAAGCTTAGCAAATCTCTCCTTCATCATCTCAATTTCTGCGTAACATTCAAAAATTATCAATAATCGAGttgaaatgaaaaggaaaaaaaaaacgataaataattataaatcaaGCAGATTAATCTTCCTCTGTTGAAAGctaaattttccaaaaaattcCGAAACCGAGATCGATTTTACACTAACAGAAGAACAggatataattaaaaaaatactaaaaaaaggCTACAAATAGAAGCAAGCAAAATCATTTCGCTCATAAACTGACCAAGCATAAATCTATATCTCGCGTAAGCCTATAACTAACCAAAATGTTGAAGAAAATTTccaaaataaacaaaagaaaaatgaaataccAGACAAATTGGTGTCCCGTTTCTCAGGCTTCTCATCATCCCATATCACCACATCCTTCCCTCCAATCACCGGCAACATCAACGGCACCTGAAAACCGAACCTTCCAGCAGCCGGTAACCTTGGAGACGATGAGGTCATGGAACTGGAGCAACCTTCTCCTTCGAACCGCCGATATGAGAAGCTACTACAACTCTCCGATTCACTCACATCTGCACTCAAACTATAACTCCCGCACCGCTCGCTCTGCTCATCAAAGCCATCATCTGAAGATACACTTCCCATGATCTTTTTAATCACAAAATTCAATGGTTAAGAGAAACAAATCCCTAAGGACGAATTTGATAATAATGCGAATAAATTCTGCTCCTCTGGCTAAAATTGTGTTACTGTGCGTCTACATGCTTAGCACTGTCATGGGTTTTGTGGTACTGATGATGTCTTTTTGTGGCGAAAGCAAAAGAGACGGCGTTTGACGGTACTTGTCTTTTCCGTTATGTTCTGGTCTTACCATCCGACACGGACCTTTTCCTTTGGGCCATCTCTGTTTCGGTGTTTCCTCTTTAATCTTTATGATATGGTAACgttaaattttttaaatctaattattttgatcgattaattttttatttaggtgATTGAAAGTAtagatatttaaattattattaggaGTATGCGATGATTTGATTATCATTTATTTAAAGGTTGAGAGAGGTTATAAGTAATGTTAGGcattttataaaagaaaatattaatttagataaattaTATAGTTGGTCACTTAACTTTTAGagaattttcattttagtcacctaaaatgaattttttacaATTTCATCACTCAACTTTTAATGTGCTTCCATTTTAGTCACCCAACCGTTCAATCTCTAGCGGCGGTTAACTATACACGCCAGTCATGTTCTcactttcattttagttactcaaTCTTTAGGTCGTTTTATAAGTATTGATTGGGATAAAAAATCAAGTATTAAAGTGAAACAATGgtgcaattaaaataattttgaaaattctaattttttcaatattgaaattttaatttaaaaacataaaataaaataaataaattgttgaaAAAAATTATCCCTTAATAATGTTAATTAATTTGTTCTtgtaatattgaaattaattaaattaatctccttttaaattttaaaattttattttatgtttccatATTATTCTGAATGAAATTAACTTGAtaactcatatttaataattgtctgaaaaattaaatttttttattatataattttgaaTCTTCAAGCTAAGTTAAAAGTGAAGAAAATaattacaattaattaaattaattacttgTTCTTCGTTCGGataaagaaagatgaaaaatttgggttttgtttggaatagaatataaaattaattaattaaattaattataagaaCTTTTCTTTGCTTTTAACTTAGTATGAAAGACTcgatattatataataaaaataggttTCATGTATAATTATTAAAGATAATTTATTTGAGTTggttttaatttgaaaatataaaataaaattttaaaggagactaatttaattaattttaatactaTAGTAACAAATCGATTGGTGCTATCAAGGGGTGAATAAATacaatttaacaattttaaaacattattttagtttttatcgtTAACTACCTTAGAGATTTAATGATTAGGTAACTAAAATGAAAGCGTCTTAAAATTGAGTGatgaaattgcaagaattttattttaatcataaaaaaaaGTGTTTTAAAATTTAGCGATGAACTAAATAGTTAACCCTATTCAAATATTTATTAttggaatttaatttattttgaaatttgaattcaaataattagatttattttattttaaatttaaatatctaCTTTACTTTAtaaagattttatttatttagtatattcaaataatttgattGATTCATATTTTAATAGTTAGAATTAATGTAgataataaatgaaattaaatttgtgaatttagaGTCAAAAGTTGTAGCTTTTATTCttaaatttgaaatatatatgtatttaataataataatcaatgaTGAGCTTGCCATGTTGGAATTTGCAGATGACGTGGCTAAATTTCTTGTTTTGCATGGCGCGAAACTTGCTTGCGTGGAGGGGGAGGGTGTGAGTCCGAAATGTTGATTAGGGAAGAAACGGCGGTTAAGTAAAATTGCCGGGGGGTGGTAAGAAAGCGGATGTTTACAGAAAAAATAACGTGATTTCGCATCTCTAAGCCATTGGATTAGGAAATTAAACAAGTTTAAAAAGTGTAATTAATGCGGTTTTGACTTTTTAAAACTTTGGTTAACTCTAGGTTTGACCTCAAATTCACACTTCCACTATCATCCTTGATTAAACCTTGTTTTGAATATAACATGAAATATATGGATCAATTTTGTAATGGTATGTGTACATTTTATATAGATAATTTGGATTAATCATGTTAAAAATATCTTATATTTTGTTGACACATTACTCTTTTAATTCCACATATCCAAATTATCCATATGTAAGTAAAACATATCAATAATtgattaatgttttaaatttacACAATAATATTTGAAACCATatttaatgtctaaattaataattaaactaataaaaattttaatattttaaaaattatatagtttaatttcaaaattaagtTGAAAATCGATCAAGATAACAATTGcctggattgaatgatgattgaatcgattttttatttttaatatatttttattttataatttttaacaatttattcaattaaaaattatttaattgaaccgGTCTAGTAAAAACcaataatttaattgattttatctTCGATGatattttaaaaacccaaaccttaaataattaaaaagaaagggaTAAAATAAATAGGACGAGAATGAAGCTGAATTAGAGGTATATGATGATTTTAAGTTTTAAACGGCCTTTtagggcttttttttttttaaattaagggaAATAAACTGATTTTGGAAAGAGAGTGTGAAAGCGCACCCAGTTGGTTGGGCATACTTTCCTGTCAATTGTATCAAAAGCGCACCCAACTAGACGAGCTTTCACACACACTCTCATTAGccattttttaaatttcttttagatTTAGGGTTAAGTTTTTTTTATGAATTAGGATTTAGTGTTTAATGTTTTAAGAGTGAAACCGTAAAAGTTTATAAGTAGATTTGAGGGGTTAGAGATGCGATAACGTGTCTCAGAatacatacatttcatatgtcaTGTTGAGATAGGACCATTACCTCATAAGCTTATCCTATAGAAGTCAGGTTTCAGGGTGACAATTATAATTGAGGGCCAGTAGACGGTCACTATGTGGTTATGAGTTTAAGCTTTTTGGATACCCGCAAATGAAGCCTTAGATATACCATATATAAGATTGAAGCCATGATCATAAAGTTGAAACCATATATAAGTGTAATCAACgtaatttttttctctatttctaGGCAGTCGGTATCTTTAACCTTTCATTCTTATACAAAAGTTGATACCGAGGTGAACACAAGAGGACTCTCCGCGGAGAGCGGATGTTTTGACACAGTAGATGTCAAACTTGAGTCGGCACAGAAGCAGTCGTGGTTAGTAATTGGTTATTTAATAATGACAACTATTATCAACAACCGCTGCTCACTCGGAGTCCTCTTACGTCCACAACAGTGCCAACCTTTGGATAAAAAAAGAAGATTAAAGATATTGACTGCGTGGAAACGGAGAAAAAATTACACAAATTATAGCAAGAAGCCTAATAGTTTTTCCCTATGATTATGCCCTCAAACTTCTGTATTTATTTATAAGGTAACATCTCCGTGCATCCGAAAAGTTTGAGCTTATGCCCGCAAAACGATCATCAATTGGCTCCTCCGTTATACTTCGATCCATGACCTCATAACAATTATTGATTGAAACCTCCATGTAGACTTCCACTTGTAATCGTATAAAGCAAAATCACTCTTTCCACAGGATAGGTTTCTGAGGTAATGGTCTCATCTCGAcagaatatatgaaatgtgtgtatCTTAAAACAACATTGCATCACCAACAACTTAAGAATACCTcaaactaaaaattttattagTTACAAAATTTTTTAACATTGAAGCAGGGAAGAAAACCAAACGAAAGAAATATTGTAAAATGGATGAATAAAGATGGGAGAGATGATGGAGTATGAAGGGGGAGCCTCACTTTTATAGGCACGAGGAGGGGTAAGATTACAAAGGAAAAATTCCCCGTGTTTGAAAATATGTCGTAAGAGAGGTGTTTTCATCAAATATCTAAAAAAAATGCTTCAAACCTTACCCAGGATTCTTAGGATAAGGTCACTTTTTGAAAGACCATTAGTGAAAATGGTAAGAAAGCTTGTTCAGTTGGGGGTTTGATCCGGGGAAGAGTTTTAAGCTTGCAATGTAGATATCTAGCATCGATTGACCCTTTTAAGTATGAACTGTTCGATATGAAAGGCGAATTCAAGCTGGAGGCGACCATATCATTGCACCACTCAATCAGAAATGCTATAATAGAGTTATATGTCGAGTTTGTCGAAGCTAATGGAGCTAGTCCATCTTCGACCATTATTGCGACTAATACGAGAACCGAAGCAGAAAGTCTTACTATACGATTGTGCGATGAGTTCACTGGTTTGTTACAAAGCTCCTATTATGATGTCTCTGAAGCATCaatggatagatatttttcagtTTCGGGCATTGATTTTAACTTTGGCGGCTACTATCAATTAAGGTATAAGCGTAGTGAACCTCGACACTCTGGCACGACATTCAGTTAGTGCGTCTGATTTCAATTTCGGTGGTTCGATGTCTTGTGGTAGGACTACTTATGGGGCATCAACTTACACCGGCTGGTAATCCAGTGCAGATTTTACGTAGCACATGGGGTATAGAAGAACTAATGACTTACTTCTTACGACTGGGTCCGACGAGGGTACATTAAATGGCATGGATGAAGATGACAATAAAGATGCAGCCGAGGAAAAAAGAACAACAAATGTTGTTGACAGATCAAAGTCGCACCTCGATCTAATTCGACAGTCCGGTCCGGATAGTTTGGAAGCAGTACTTTTTTCTGAACTAAAGCAGGTTCCAACTGAGCCAGAACCTTGAGGTTCTAATGATGATAGTTCAGAAATTGTTACAAATCCAATTTCGTGATTTAGGGCTTATGAACATTCGCCTCATATGACCAACATTGACCTCTTTACCGAGGGTAGTTTAGAGTGTCAACAACTCCCGCACAAAACACTTGGCCATTCAAGCTCATCATCAAATGTTTAGGTATTGAAAGTGGGCATAGAGTACCCCATTAAAAATGCTTTTCTTGTTGTATTGAAGCGGTACAGCTTCAAATAATGgctaatgtaacactcctaacttgTATCCATCACTGGATTAGGGTTATGAAGTGTTACCATCCATACACATGCATACtatccctaaatcgagccctcgaagccctaaaaataacttagaagcaagtcaggaccaaattgaaacaatTTGGAATATTTAGGAAAAAgatgcaaaatttgcaaaataaggGTCATACGACCATCTGCGCCGTGTAACTTTCGAactagggacacacagccgtgtcccagcctatgtcctcacccgtgtaacaCTATGAATAGGGTCACGCGGTCGTGCCACACAcacatgtgccaggccatgtaactctctgagttgccctatacgcccgtgtgccaggccgtgtgttaaGTCATGCAACTCACTAACTTGCACCCTAAGAAATCCCCAAATGACATATGATAGTATCGCTAGGCTGTGtacttcacacggttgagacacatgtccgtgtctcaagctgtgtgaactcaaaatttacctaaatcaagccatttcaaaaTCATTTCATGCATAACCTTTCAACCCATTAAAGCACACTTTAAGGGGACCGAAACATCACCCAAACACACATCAAAATTCCATTTCAAGGTCCTAATTCAACTAACTagtatgccattcaaaggcaccacaattatAAAAACACAATATTTACCAAAACATGTAGACATTACTTCATTCCATGCATAAAGACTTTATTCTATTATGTGCCTAAAACACATCATAATTGACCATTTCCATACCATTCCAAACATACCATAAAAGACTTATAAATATGCATAGTAAGCTAACCAAAATGACACAATTTGACAAGGCATCAAATGGTACCAAACCAAGATAACTTTCAAAACTAATACATGCCAAAATACCATTAACACATTCTTCAAATACCATTACAAAacaccctatacatgtcattataaaccTTGGCCAAAATGCACAAAAACTATCGAATTgacttctggatagtgtgatagatctctaaTGAACTTCCAAATCGATAAGCTTCcggtaatctataaaacaaaagaaagaaactacgtaagcaacgagtgcttagtaagctcttaTAAATCAAAACATGACTTACCATTGCCTTTGCATAATATAAAGCATAAGTATAATATCAACCAAAACCATAAGCTTGCCATAAGTGTATACATCATCATTAAATTCACAAGTTAGCACACTTGTATGTAAACCAAATGAATTAACCATAAGATAAGTAAATTTCCATATGAAATACATCATTTAGTTCATAAATTATTTCCATAAGATTATGCTTAAGTCCATTTGAATACTTGTCATTTCATTCCTTTTTCTTgcttgttgaaccatttagaattacatcagatactcgggaaagctcacacgaagtgtgtctttacatataaccgtaacctttcctttatattattgctcacacgagttgtgaaatGAGCCTGCTCACACAGGCTGTAGGTtgaaatgtaagctacacgatgttgATCATACGAGCTATGGAGAATCTACAACAAATGTAGGATCTCAACTGTCGGTAGGACTTTCAAGAGCAGCACTCAAAACATGAAATCTCTaaagacatgtcatttgtatcctaagaattcctaaggttcaactaggactcgatatccgtcaattcatcatagcaTTGATTCGTTTATATATCGATCCATTTACattataaataacataataaaaatttaattaaataacatTTACACAATAaccgttcatacgaacttacattGACAACTAGGCTATAGCTGTAACAGCTCATTTTTAGTGAaactggaacagtggtttcgggaccacaaatccgagttcgtaaaaaaaattattttaaaattattttatggtctaacATATGATAAgaatatcgtataaaaattttgttaagaaaattttaccgattacatgtttagttgataaaatgaccaaattgcatgaaatgcaaaagttaagttctagtagctataagtatcaaatagttatgaaattcaacattggaggtccttatatgaaaaatagaccattaagaagAGTTAGTAGATAAGCATGATTAGCCAtcaatggaaaattagaaaaagaaaatgactaaattagaaACTGGAAATaacaaaagatgataaataattaaataacaaaatatcatctttttcatcatctttcccaaattatattacatggaaaccctagctaagagaaaaGAATTCAAGCAAGCttacttggcttaattgggtaagtaatcttatcctatttttagtaatttttatattttcgagatcgtaatagcttaatctagcatctcggggattaaattgtaaagttatcaaagtattaaagtttttccatggatgaatatgcatgaattatgaaatttatggtagaaaatgaaagactattaatagataaacaacttttgtaaagtgaattttgatgaaattgtgatttagggactaaattgtaaagatataaaatttatggaaaaattttgaattttatgaattacATAGGCTGAaaatgttacatgtaaaaatcGGTTAGACTTGGAATAAGGGTTAGATTGCATGAATTTTACTTTTCCGACTCTAGAgacgaaatcatcattaattaaaagtataagggcaaaatggtaattttgcctaagatgtgaattgaattgaattgaatatgaattgtattaaattgagctaaatttactcgtatagatctagATAGACCAAATACGGAGCTAGATTGAGGTAAAGAAAAAGTAACGGATTAGTAGCATACAAGTTCACGAACattgttgaggtaagtttgtgtaagtaaattatgtatatttatatatttaaattgaatgttatgtaTGTGTATTGTATAATTGACATGTACGAAAATCGGTCACATATCCAATAATACTTGATAAATAATAAGTCTCGTTTGGATAAATGAGATTCGATGGATACAGAGTTCTCGAGTTGGTTGTGGTCCTACATACGTTGTGCACACACCATAGCTCGAAAAAGCGTCCCTTTATGAGTTCTCATGAGCATCCCGATATTTGGCCCTCTCGAGCTTTCTGTTATATAGTTCTTGCAAGCTTTCCTTTAACAGCTCTTTGGAGCATCCCGATCGGTTGTAATCACGCATGTGTTATGGACACAccgtagctcttatgagcttttcGATATATGGTTCTTCGAAACTTCCCGATTAAAGGCTTTTTATGAGCTTTCCGTTAATGGCTTTCCGGAGCTTCCCGAAatagctcgcttgaacttcccgacATATAGCTATTTGGAGCTTCCCAATTAATGGCTCTTCGGAGCTACCCGTtattggctcttatgagcttctagtTATACAACCCGGATAAGTTTCCCGTTACATGGCTTACATGAGCTTCCCATTATTAGGCTCGAGAGAAGGCTTCTTGATTATGTGTTTTAACTAACACTCCCGAATATTGTAATAACCGACTTTCAATGATATCGGGAATAGTGGTTTGAGAcccctaaatttgaaaaataagctcgaaaatttatttctttaataattaTGAGCCAAATATGATTTTTGAGagatttttaaattagtaatttgtgttttataaagatttattaagtcaagaaattgaagaaaataggtatcgagatctcgattttataaatcaagccataaatatttataatttatgaagtatcaataaggtagtattaaaatttcgtccgaaaattttaacgtttgggtggttaattaaataaaaaggactaaattgaaaaaggtgtaaaagttgctaaaatgattaaatagctcaattatcaaatgaggaaggatctaaagtgaaaataagcccataggagatattttgggcggcaatagttgAGAAAAGTCAGGAAATGGGTGAATTTAaggcaaaattagaaaattaccaaaattaactaaataaaaatgggaccaaatgggaatatctagaattctcttcaattctcttcattttcatcagctgaaaaacaaccatggaagagggttcaagctggttttcatactctagcttcatgtaagtttaattcttgctttctccttgaaatttctatgtttttagacttttacaattgggtccaacttactatttcattagttctTAAtttcatggctaatttttaaagtttttatggatgagtgctggaagcatatgatgaataaacatataatagaagctttaattttgatatatgataattttatcagggaaaattgatggaaattgattttaggacctaattgtgaaaatgtttggaattaaaatctagtgctgaaattatgacttccaaaagttgtaaagtagtttaaagtgatagagtaaagtgttaattgagaaaaatctgctcaattgagaggctaattgagtagggacgaaattgttatttattaaaagcttaggggaaaaatggtaataaacagcttgcactaaaacaatattggacagcagcagtagactaactttaaaaaatcaccataaattttagaatcgaattagaagatgaaaaaatataaaattaaattttattgagtctagtttctcatagaagaaacggtgcaagcaatggatttgtaaatcatgagatataatgaattttgtgagacaaggtcagaatgaattcgggttcccctgttctgactttgaaaaatcataaaaaaattaataaaaataattaggggcataaatttatatgtatagaattctaaatgagtctatttttcaagagaaataaacagtAACATCATTTGTATCATGTATGAAGAGATagctaatttttagtgaagaagggtcga contains the following coding sequences:
- the LOC108467304 gene encoding rop guanine nucleotide exchange factor 1 isoform X2, which encodes MGSVSSDDGFDEQSERCGSYSLSADVSESESCSSFSYRRFEGEGCSSSMTSSSPRLPAAGRFGFQVPLMLPVIGGKDVVIWDDEKPEKRDTNLSEIEMMKERFAKLLLGEDMSGATVFGQLWRLEPLAPQKKAMWRREMDWLLCVSDSIVDLVPSIQQFPGGRTYEVMVTRPRLDLYVNLPALKKLDAILITILDGFCETEFWYVDRGMVVDDGGDCEACEEKWWLPCPKVPPNGLSEDARKKLQQCRDCTNQILKAAMAINSNVLAEMEIPTAYLENLPKNGKACLGDIIYRYITADQFSPECLLDCLDLSTEHHTLEVTNRIEAAVHVCKLKDQRKRINDIKVKRSSWGGKVKGLVSISEKNNFLAQRAETLLHCLRRRFPGLPQTSLDMSKIQYNKDVGQSILESYSRVMESLAFNIMARIDDVLYVNDVIKRCAEAETVSLFNRRGLGGLPIQKRMSPSPFSIQHTPYASPFATPTFCSSTPLSGNPGRAPSSLKRNILKEESDWKFGKPCAVEFERVCSYTRSLSARRVSENAHERD
- the LOC108467304 gene encoding rop guanine nucleotide exchange factor 1 isoform X1; this encodes MGSVSSDDGFDEQSERCGSYSLSADVSESESCSSFSYRRFEGEGCSSSMTSSSPRLPAAGRFGFQVPLMLPVIGGKDVVIWDDEKPEKRDTNLSEIEMMKERFAKLLLGEDMSGGGHGVCSALAISNAITNLSATVFGQLWRLEPLAPQKKAMWRREMDWLLCVSDSIVDLVPSIQQFPGGRTYEVMVTRPRLDLYVNLPALKKLDAILITILDGFCETEFWYVDRGMVVDDGGDCEACEEKWWLPCPKVPPNGLSEDARKKLQQCRDCTNQILKAAMAINSNVLAEMEIPTAYLENLPKNGKACLGDIIYRYITADQFSPECLLDCLDLSTEHHTLEVTNRIEAAVHVCKLKDQRKRINDIKVKRSSWGGKVKGLVSISEKNNFLAQRAETLLHCLRRRFPGLPQTSLDMSKIQYNKDVGQSILESYSRVMESLAFNIMARIDDVLYVNDVIKRCAEAETVSLFNRRGLGGLPIQKRMSPSPFSIQHTPYASPFATPTFCSSTPLSGNPGRAPSSLKRNILKEESDWKFGKPCAVEFERVCSYTRSLSARRVSENAHERD